A section of the Stenotrophomonas sp. 364 genome encodes:
- a CDS encoding DUF5694 domain-containing protein, with product MIGRIGGMFILGLCSASALAAGTGYQPPFHPDQLKGPPAGRPNEVLVLGSPHLSGMPETFAPAQLEPLLERLAAWKPEAIAVEAVSGLQCDYMRRNPARYADSVSSYCVDTGPAQAATGLDVPAANAEAERLLAQWPATPSAAQRRRLAAVWLAAGERNSAVVQWLRLPAEQRIAADGMTDALVAFLDKRLQRRDESVLVAATLAARLGLERVWAVDDHTADSPTPKEVEKAAADAITKAWDNPYSKARADADIPLYANVAQPDGLLAIYRAYNAPEGAMQTYRSDFGAALVEPSPQAFGRNYVGYWETRNLRMVANIRDVVGQTPGMRLLAIVGASHKPYYEAYLNLMHDVQLVDAEGVLR from the coding sequence ATGATCGGACGCATCGGCGGTATGTTCATTCTTGGGCTGTGCAGCGCCAGCGCGCTGGCCGCCGGGACGGGGTACCAGCCCCCCTTCCACCCCGATCAGCTGAAGGGGCCGCCGGCGGGCCGGCCCAACGAGGTGCTGGTGCTGGGCTCGCCGCACCTGTCGGGCATGCCGGAGACCTTCGCACCGGCCCAGCTGGAACCGCTGCTCGAGCGTCTGGCCGCATGGAAGCCCGAGGCGATTGCGGTGGAGGCCGTGTCCGGCCTGCAGTGCGACTACATGCGCCGCAATCCCGCGCGCTATGCCGACAGCGTGAGCAGCTACTGCGTGGATACCGGGCCGGCCCAGGCCGCAACCGGCCTGGACGTACCGGCCGCCAACGCCGAGGCCGAGCGCCTGCTGGCCCAGTGGCCCGCCACCCCCAGTGCGGCGCAGCGGCGACGGCTGGCCGCGGTATGGCTGGCCGCCGGTGAGCGCAACTCCGCGGTGGTGCAATGGCTGCGCCTGCCCGCCGAGCAACGCATTGCCGCCGACGGTATGACCGACGCGCTGGTGGCTTTCCTGGACAAACGCCTGCAGCGGCGCGACGAGTCCGTGCTGGTAGCCGCCACGCTCGCCGCCCGGCTGGGACTGGAACGGGTATGGGCGGTGGATGACCACACCGCCGATTCCCCCACCCCCAAGGAGGTGGAGAAGGCGGCGGCTGATGCGATCACGAAGGCATGGGACAACCCGTATTCGAAAGCCCGCGCCGATGCGGACATTCCGCTGTACGCCAACGTGGCACAACCTGACGGCCTGCTGGCGATCTACCGCGCCTACAACGCACCGGAAGGCGCGATGCAGACCTACCGCAGCGATTTCGGTGCGGCGCTGGTGGAGCCTTCGCCGCAGGCATTTGGCCGCAACTACGTGGGCTACTGGGAAACCCGCAACCTGCGCATGGTCGCCAACATCCGCGACGTGGTCGGGCAGACCCCCGGCATGCGCCTGCTGGCCATCGTCGGCGCGTCGCACAAGCCCTACTACGAGGCTTACCTCAACCTGATGCACGACGTGCAGCTGGTGGATGCCGAGGGTGTGCTGCGCTGA